The proteins below are encoded in one region of Telopea speciosissima isolate NSW1024214 ecotype Mountain lineage chromosome 10, Tspe_v1, whole genome shotgun sequence:
- the LOC122641414 gene encoding uncharacterized protein At5g19025-like has product MSSDSLRLPMVDCRSLIEFCKAFEQHRNMANSLGVSEHRSNQGHFRSKKHGSSLNPLSHPFCDHSPFAAIDIIILFLVLGALGFLTVPYFKFIFREASELLPVVWVFIGDVINNAPVAYAVGLVVTFVTMIAVWEIVHYKSRKCGNPYCKGLRKAVEFDIQLESEECVKHLPSVPDDAYGVQPLELGQDHKELEAELKRMAPLNGRTVLIFRAPCGCPAGRMEVWGPKKLRRIKK; this is encoded by the coding sequence ATGTCCTCTGATTCGCTGAGGTTACCAATGGTTGATTGCCGGAGCTTGATTGAGTTCTGCAAAGCTTTCGAGCAGCATAGGAATATGGCAAATTCGCTGGGCGTGTCTGAACATCGGAGCAATCAGGGTCATTTTCGTAGTAAGAAGCATGGCAGTTCCTTAAACCCCTTATCCCATCCTTTTTGTGATCACTCGCCATTTGCTGCCATTGACATTATTATATTGTTCCTGGTACTCGGAGCATTGGGGTTTCTAACTGTGCCTTACTTCAAATTCATTTTCCGAGAAGCTTCTGAGCTTCTTCCTGTGGTTTGGGTCTTCATCGGTGATGTTATAAACAATGCACCCGTGGCATATGCAGTTGGATTGGTTGTAACATTTGTCACCATGATCGCAGTGTGGGAGATTGTCCATTACAAATCTAGGAAGTGCGGAAACCCTTACTGCAAGGGTCTTCGCAAGGCAGTAGAATTTGATATCCAGCTTGAATCAGAAGAGTGCGTGAAGCATTTGCCATCAGTGCCAGATGATGCATATGGAGTCCAACCACTTGAGTTAGGGCAGGATCACAAGGAACTGGAAGCTGAGTTGAAGCGGATGGCACCACTTAATGGTCGTACTGTACTTATCTTTCGAGCACCGTGCGGATGTCCCGCTGGTAGAATGGAGGTCTGGGGACCTAAGAAACTTCGTAGAATTAAGAAGTAG
- the LOC122642189 gene encoding uncharacterized mitochondrial protein AtMg00810-like, whose product MAKTLRIKYKHLKFGVCDGEDFEDKHQYKRLVEKLIYLTVTCPDISFAVGVISPFMENPKCAHWDAYRILRYLKGAPGKGLLYHRHGQTNVVGYWDADWAGATNDRRSTPGYCTFGGGILVSRRS is encoded by the coding sequence ATGGCGAAGACTTTGAGGATAAAGTATAAACATCTGAAATTTGGGGTGTGTGATGGCGAAGACTTTGAAGATAAACATCAGTACAAAAGACTTGTTGAAAAACTTATTTATCTGACTGTCACTTGTCCTgatatttcttttgctgttgGAGTCATCAGTCCATTTATGGAGAATCCTAAATGTGCTCATTGGGATGCTTATCGCATTTTGAGGTATCTTAAGGGTGCTCCTGGCAAAGGTCTTCTTTATCATCGCCATGGTCAAACTAATGTTGTGGGTTATTgggatgctgattgggctggtgctaCAAATGATCGTCGATCAACTCCTGGATattgtacatttggtggtggtATTCTTGTATCTAGGAGGAGTTAA